A DNA window from Centroberyx gerrardi isolate f3 chromosome 5, fCenGer3.hap1.cur.20231027, whole genome shotgun sequence contains the following coding sequences:
- the wdr82 gene encoding WD repeat-containing protein 82, which translates to MKLTDNVLRSFRVAKVFRENSDKINCFDFSSNGETIISSSDDDSLVLYDCQEGKPKRTLYSKKYGVDLIRYTHAANTVVYSSNKIDDTIRYLSLHDNKYIRYFPGHNKRVTSLSMSPVDDTFISGSVDKTIRLWDLRSPNCQGLMHLQGKPVCSFDPEGLIFAAGINSEMVKLYDLRSFDKGPFATFKLQYDRTCEWTGLKFSNDGKLILVSTNGGALRLLDAFKGAVLHSFGGYNNSKGVTLEASFTPDSQFIMIGSEDGKIHVWNAESGMKVALLDGKHTGPVTCLQFNPKFMTFASACSNMAFWLPTIDD; encoded by the exons ATGAAGTTGACGGACAATGTGCTACGGAGCTTCAGGGTGGCTAAGGTTTTCCGAGAAAATTCAGACAAAATCAACTGTTTTGACTTCAGTTCAAACGGAGAAACGATAATTTCCAGCAGTGACGATGACTCGCTCGTCTTATACGACTGCCAAGAGGGAAA ACCCAAGCGGACACTTTACAGTAAAAAGTATGGAGTGGATCTGATCAGGTACACACATGCAGCTAACACAGTGGTCTACAGTTCCAACAAAATCGATG ACACTATCCGGTACCTGTCCCTCCATGACAACAAGTACATCCGATACTTCCCTGGGCATAACAAAAG agtgacatctctctccatgtctcctgTGGATGACACATTTATCTCCGGCTCAGTAGATAAAACTATAAGACTGTGGGATCTGCGGTCGCCCAACTGCCAG GGTCTGATGCATCTGCAGGGGAAGCCAGTGTGCTCCTTTGATCCTGAGGGTCTTATTTTTGCTGCCGGGATAAATTCAGAGATGGTTAAACTTTATGACCTACGATCTTTTGACAAG GGTCCCTTCGCAACCTTCAAGCTCCAGTATGATCGCACTTGCGAGTGGACAGGACTCAAGTTCAGCAATGACGGGAAACTCATTCTTGTTTCTACTAATGGCGGAGCCCTTCGCCTCTTAGATGCTTTCAAGGGGGCTGTGCTACATTCCTTTGGG GGCTACAACAACAGCAAAGGTGTAACACTGGAGGCATCGTTCACCCCTGATTCTCAGTTCATTATGATTG GCTCTGAGGATGGAAAGATCCATGTGTGGAATGCAGAGAGCGGCATGAAGGTGGCTTTACTAGACGGGAAGCACACAGGGCCTGTTACTTGTCTGCAGTTCAACCCCAAGTTCATGACATTTGCAAGTGCCTGCTCCAACATG GCATTCTGGCTCCCCACCATTGATGACTGA
- the twf2 gene encoding twinfilin-2 isoform X2 — protein sequence MFLVLVVTPELREFLARARGGAVRLIKVRIQDEQLVLGAYREPEKSWDQDYDRFLLPLLDDQEPCYILYRLDSQNAQGYEWIFISWSPDQSPVRQKMLYAATRATVKKEFGGGHVKDEMFGTVEEDICLLGYQRHVSSCSGPAPLTLAEQELQRIKITEGMVKQVKTEISVESKHQTLQGLAFPLQETAKRALQQLAQKRINYIQLRLDVVKETIELVHSNPTETRDLPRRVPTDTPRYHFFLYKHSHEGDYLESVVFIYSMPGYSCSIKERMLYSSCKSRLLEEVEKDYHLEVAKKLEIDNGDELTQEFLYDEVHPKQHAHKQAFAKPRGPAGKRGHKRLIKGTGESRQES from the exons ATGTTTCTGGTACTAGTAGTGACGCCAGAACTGAGGGAGTTCCTGGCCAGGGCAAGAGGTGGAGCAGTGCGCCTCATCAAGGTGCGCATCCAAGACG AGCAGCTGGTGCTTGGGGCCTACAGAGAGCCGGAAAAGAGCTGGGACCAGGACTATGACCGCTTCCTGCTTCCTCTGCTGGATGACCAGGAACCCTGCTACATCCTATACCGCCTCGACTCCCAGAATGCACAGGGCTATGAGTGGATCTTCATCTCATGGTCTCCTGACCAGTCTCCA GTGAGACAAAAGATGCTGTATGCTGCCACCCGCGCCACAGTGAAGAAAGAGTTTGGCGGTGGCCATGTGAAGGACGAGATGTTTGGCACAGTTGAG GAGGACATCTGTCTGCTGGGCTACCAGCGTCATGTGTCATCCTGCTCAGGTCCTGCCCCGCTCACATTAGCCGAGCAGGAGCTCCAGCGGATCAAAATCACAGAG GGAATGGTTAAACAG GTAAAGACAGAGATCAGCGTGGAAAGTAAGCACCAGACACTTCAGGGCCTTGCTTTCCCTCTTCAGGAGACAGCCAAAAGGGCCTTACAACAACTTGCCCAAAAACGCATCAACTACATACAACTG AGGTTGGACGTAGTGAAGGAGACAATTGAGCTGGTCCACTCCAACCCAACAGAGACTCGAGACTTGCCCCGCAGAGTTCCTACAGACACGCCCAGATACCACTTCTTCCTCTACAAACACTCCCACGAAGGAGACTACCTGGAATCTGTTG TGTTCATATACTCCATGCCGGGGTACAGCTGTAGCATCAAGGAGCGGATGCTGTACTCCAGCTGCAAGAGCCGACTACTCGAAGAAGTGGAGAAAGATTACCATTTGGAGGTTGCTAAAAAG CTGGAGATCGACAACGGAGATGAACTGACGCAGGAATTCCTGTACGACGAGGTCCATCCCAAGCAGCACGCCCACAAACAGGCCTTCGCTAAGCCCCGCGGCCCGGCAGGAAAAAGGGGACACAAGCGCCTTATTAAGGGGACAGGGGAGAGCAGACAGGAAAGCTAG
- the twf2 gene encoding twinfilin-2 isoform X1, which translates to MFLVLVVTPELREFLARARGGAVRLIKVRIQDEQLVLGAYREPEKSWDQDYDRFLLPLLDDQEPCYILYRLDSQNAQGYEWIFISWSPDQSPVRQKMLYAATRATVKKEFGGGHVKDEMFGTVEEDICLLGYQRHVSSCSGPAPLTLAEQELQRIKITEVKTEISVESKHQTLQGLAFPLQETAKRALQQLAQKRINYIQLRLDVVKETIELVHSNPTETRDLPRRVPTDTPRYHFFLYKHSHEGDYLESVVFIYSMPGYSCSIKERMLYSSCKSRLLEEVEKDYHLEVAKKLEIDNGDELTQEFLYDEVHPKQHAHKQAFAKPRGPAGKRGHKRLIKGTGESRQES; encoded by the exons ATGTTTCTGGTACTAGTAGTGACGCCAGAACTGAGGGAGTTCCTGGCCAGGGCAAGAGGTGGAGCAGTGCGCCTCATCAAGGTGCGCATCCAAGACG AGCAGCTGGTGCTTGGGGCCTACAGAGAGCCGGAAAAGAGCTGGGACCAGGACTATGACCGCTTCCTGCTTCCTCTGCTGGATGACCAGGAACCCTGCTACATCCTATACCGCCTCGACTCCCAGAATGCACAGGGCTATGAGTGGATCTTCATCTCATGGTCTCCTGACCAGTCTCCA GTGAGACAAAAGATGCTGTATGCTGCCACCCGCGCCACAGTGAAGAAAGAGTTTGGCGGTGGCCATGTGAAGGACGAGATGTTTGGCACAGTTGAG GAGGACATCTGTCTGCTGGGCTACCAGCGTCATGTGTCATCCTGCTCAGGTCCTGCCCCGCTCACATTAGCCGAGCAGGAGCTCCAGCGGATCAAAATCACAGAG GTAAAGACAGAGATCAGCGTGGAAAGTAAGCACCAGACACTTCAGGGCCTTGCTTTCCCTCTTCAGGAGACAGCCAAAAGGGCCTTACAACAACTTGCCCAAAAACGCATCAACTACATACAACTG AGGTTGGACGTAGTGAAGGAGACAATTGAGCTGGTCCACTCCAACCCAACAGAGACTCGAGACTTGCCCCGCAGAGTTCCTACAGACACGCCCAGATACCACTTCTTCCTCTACAAACACTCCCACGAAGGAGACTACCTGGAATCTGTTG TGTTCATATACTCCATGCCGGGGTACAGCTGTAGCATCAAGGAGCGGATGCTGTACTCCAGCTGCAAGAGCCGACTACTCGAAGAAGTGGAGAAAGATTACCATTTGGAGGTTGCTAAAAAG CTGGAGATCGACAACGGAGATGAACTGACGCAGGAATTCCTGTACGACGAGGTCCATCCCAAGCAGCACGCCCACAAACAGGCCTTCGCTAAGCCCCGCGGCCCGGCAGGAAAAAGGGGACACAAGCGCCTTATTAAGGGGACAGGGGAGAGCAGACAGGAAAGCTAG
- the LOC139908486 gene encoding cytokine-inducible SH2-containing protein-like, translating to MILCVQGPRALLPTGPSTEAPLGMRAGTVSPPHCLESTPPQWDPTKDLRAIASNFCYLENSGWYWGAITAAQAHAALQEASEGAFLVRDSSHPLYMLTLSVRTARGPTSIRIQYSGAQFLLDSSSPARPSLLSFPNVPSLVQHYMGPGRKVEEGKVEEAPSKPSQQTVQETSVVLKLKRAVYKPQGFPSLQHLTRLVINRHSDCPDQLPLPRPLLRFLQDYPFKV from the exons ATGATTCTTTGTGTTCAAGG TCCTAGAGCCCTTTTGCCCACTGGCCCATCCACTGAAGCCCCACTGGGCATGCGGGCAGGAACAGTATCTCCACCCCACTGCCTTGAAAGCACCCCTCCGCAATGGGACCCTACAAAGGACCTGCGAGCAATTGCCAGCAACTTCTGCTACCTAGAAAATTCAG GATGGTACTGGGGAGCTATAACAGCAGCTCAGGCCCACGCTGCTCTTCAAGAGGCGTCCGAAGGGGCTTTCTTGGTGCGGGACAGCAGCCACCCTCTGTACATGCTGACCCTCTCGGTCAGGACGGCGCGAGGTCCCACCAGTATACGGATCCAATACAGTGGCGCCCAATTTCTGCTGGACTCCAGCTCCCCGGCCCGACCCAGCCTCTTGTCTTTCCCCAACGTGCCCAGCCTGGTGCAGCACTACATGGGGCCGGGGAGGAAAGTAGAGGAGGGGAAGGTGGAGGAGGCCCCTTCCAAACCCTCTCAGCAGACGGTCCAGGAGACCTCTGTGGTACTAAAACTCAAGAGGGCCGTGTACAAACCGCAAGGCTTCCCTTCCCTACAGCACCTCACTCGCCTCGTCATTAACCGGCACTCTGACTGCCCCGACCAGTTACCACTCCCCAGGCCTCTGCTGCGCTTCTTACAGGACTACCCCTTCAAGGTATGA